A single region of the Gemmatimonadales bacterium genome encodes:
- a CDS encoding OsmC family protein, translated as MPPDRAHHFAVAVRWTGNRGAGTADYRAFDRTHEITAEGRPPIPASSDPIFRGDRARYNPELLLVASLSSCHMLWYLHLAADAGVVVTAYEDAAHGTMAEAPDGGGRFTEVVLHPAVTLAPGADAERAHALHQRAHSLCFIARSVNFPVRCEPLACRFAGAGDILPSSSRVRPRPHDG; from the coding sequence ATGCCGCCCGACCGCGCCCACCACTTTGCCGTCGCCGTGCGCTGGACCGGCAACCGCGGCGCCGGCACGGCCGATTACCGCGCGTTCGACCGCACGCACGAGATCACGGCCGAGGGCCGCCCGCCGATCCCCGCATCGTCCGACCCGATCTTTCGCGGCGATCGCGCGCGCTACAATCCCGAGCTGCTCCTCGTCGCCTCGCTCTCTTCCTGTCACATGCTCTGGTATCTCCATCTCGCCGCCGACGCGGGCGTCGTCGTGACCGCGTACGAAGACGCGGCGCACGGGACGATGGCGGAAGCGCCTGACGGCGGCGGCCGGTTCACCGAGGTCGTGCTGCATCCCGCCGTGACGTTGGCCCCGGGCGCCGATGCCGAGCGGGCGCACGCGTTACATCAGCGGGCGCACTCGCTCTGCTTCATCGCGCGCTCGGTCAACTTCCCGGTGCGCTGCGAGCCGCTCGCCTGCCGATTCGCCGGCGCCGGCGATATCTTACCGTCCTCTTCCCGAGTCCGCCCGAGGCCCCACGATGGGTAG
- a CDS encoding SprT-like domain-containing protein codes for MRPASLLVPPEDVLTHRLSRLGLRPVASVRTHTNRSVMVSLTGGLVLRLHRGYAHAPDPVLAAIVRFLDPRRPRAVRRRAEAEFLAFPVEQFAPRSERPRAPDRPRPGDLALLHRLNEVHRRFNAEFFGGALGAVPLRLSGRMRTRLGEVSVDLRTGQPIEVAISRRHLAEHPWSEVEHTMLHEMVHQWQAESGLPVDHGPSFRAKAREVGVLPAAKRAVRRESAPAARRRRAARSGLGA; via the coding sequence ATGCGACCCGCCTCGCTGCTGGTACCGCCGGAGGACGTGCTCACCCATCGCCTGAGCCGGCTCGGCCTGCGTCCGGTGGCGTCCGTCCGCACCCACACCAACCGGAGCGTCATGGTGAGCCTCACCGGCGGCCTCGTCTTGCGGCTGCACCGCGGCTACGCCCACGCGCCCGACCCGGTGCTCGCCGCCATCGTGCGCTTCCTCGATCCGCGGCGGCCGCGCGCGGTGCGGCGCCGGGCGGAGGCGGAGTTCCTCGCGTTTCCGGTGGAGCAGTTCGCGCCGCGCTCCGAGCGGCCGAGGGCGCCGGACCGGCCGCGGCCCGGTGATCTCGCGCTGCTGCACCGGCTGAATGAAGTGCACCGCCGGTTCAACGCCGAATTCTTCGGCGGCGCGCTTGGCGCGGTGCCGCTCCGGCTCTCGGGCCGCATGCGCACGCGGCTCGGTGAGGTGAGCGTGGATCTCCGCACCGGGCAGCCGATCGAGGTCGCGATCAGCCGGCGCCATCTCGCGGAGCACCCGTGGAGCGAAGTGGAGCACACCATGCTGCACGAGATGGTGCACCAGTGGCAGGCGGAGTCGGGGCTGCCGGTGGATCACGGGCCGAGCTTTCGCGCCAAGGCGCGCGAGGTGGGCGTGCTGCCGGCGGCCAAGCGCGCCGTGCGGCGGGAGAGCGCGCCGGCGGCGCGGCGGCGGCGGGCAGCGCGGAGCGGGCTCGGGGCGTGA
- a CDS encoding isocitrate/isopropylmalate dehydrogenase family protein — protein sequence MTYDVTLIPGDGIGPEITAETVKVLEATGLRFNWDEELAGVAAVEATGTPLPDATVESIRRNRLALKGPLTTPIGTGFRSVNVGLRKEFELFANIRPARTIIPGARFEHVDIVLVRENLEGLYSGVEHFVPVGEDPRAVGESIAIVTRVGCERIVRYAFEYALRHGRTLVTIVHKANILKMVSGLFLEVGRTIAQEYAGRIRSNDIIVDNCAMQLVMRPEQFDVMVTTNMFGDILSDEVSGLVGGLGLAPGANIGTKAAIFEAVHGSAPDIAGLNMANPSAQILGAAMMLDHVGELEPARRIRAAIEHVIVRQCIRTRDLGGTATTQEFGDAVAQRVA from the coding sequence ATGACCTACGACGTGACGTTGATTCCGGGCGACGGCATCGGGCCCGAAATCACGGCGGAGACGGTGAAGGTGCTCGAGGCAACGGGACTCCGGTTCAACTGGGACGAGGAGCTGGCGGGCGTGGCGGCGGTGGAGGCCACCGGCACGCCGCTGCCCGACGCCACGGTCGAGAGCATCCGCCGGAACCGGCTCGCGCTCAAAGGGCCGCTCACGACACCGATCGGCACCGGCTTCCGCTCGGTGAACGTGGGCCTCAGGAAGGAATTCGAGCTCTTCGCCAACATCCGCCCGGCACGGACGATCATCCCGGGCGCCCGGTTCGAGCACGTGGACATCGTGCTGGTGCGCGAGAACCTCGAGGGACTGTACAGCGGCGTCGAGCACTTCGTCCCCGTGGGCGAAGACCCGCGCGCGGTGGGCGAATCGATCGCGATCGTCACCCGGGTGGGCTGCGAGCGGATCGTGCGCTACGCCTTCGAGTACGCACTGCGCCACGGCCGCACGCTGGTGACGATCGTGCACAAGGCGAACATTCTGAAGATGGTGAGCGGGCTCTTTCTCGAGGTCGGGCGCACGATCGCGCAGGAATACGCCGGCCGGATCCGCTCCAACGACATCATCGTCGACAATTGCGCCATGCAGCTCGTCATGCGCCCCGAGCAGTTCGACGTGATGGTGACGACCAACATGTTCGGCGACATCCTGAGCGACGAGGTCTCCGGGCTCGTGGGCGGGCTCGGCCTGGCCCCCGGGGCCAACATCGGGACCAAGGCCGCCATCTTCGAGGCGGTGCACGGGAGCGCGCCCGACATCGCGGGGTTGAACATGGCCAACCCGTCCGCGCAGATCCTCGGTGCCGCAATGATGCTCGACCACGTGGGCGAGCTGGAGCCGGCGCGGCGTATCCGCGCCGCCATCGAGCACGTGATCGTGCGCCAGTGCATCCGCACGCGCGACCTGGGCGGCACCGCGACCACGCAGGAGTTCGGCGATGCCGTCGCTCAGCGGGTTGCCTGA
- a CDS encoding metallophosphoesterase, which produces MVNDVTLVHMSDLHFGGLADLRQVDVLESLVPTLGADAIVIAGDLTQRARHGEFQRAQVFVRALQASAPTLVIPGNHDIQWWQSPLGLRGERAKYAKYLQYFPDLRPVLQIPGAMIVGALSSYGVAPGSLTWNLRDVAVKGHLPRSETRRVTALFAHAPAGAARVLVLHHNVLAGVSSRRMGLARWRSAHRRLVATGADLVLCGHDHQEGADMLAGRVAVSTSGTHSFRTRGGRASVFNLIRIESTVIHIQHYRWDATAGNFLASDRFSFTRGNAAEPVVSATGGV; this is translated from the coding sequence GTGGTGAACGACGTCACGCTGGTTCACATGTCGGACCTGCACTTCGGCGGGCTCGCCGACCTGCGGCAGGTCGACGTGCTCGAGTCGCTGGTGCCGACGCTCGGCGCCGACGCGATCGTCATCGCCGGGGACCTCACCCAGCGCGCGCGGCACGGCGAGTTCCAGCGGGCGCAGGTCTTCGTCCGCGCGCTCCAGGCCTCCGCGCCGACGCTCGTGATCCCCGGCAATCACGACATCCAGTGGTGGCAGAGTCCGCTGGGCCTCCGCGGCGAGCGGGCCAAGTACGCCAAGTACTTGCAGTATTTTCCCGACCTGCGCCCGGTGCTCCAGATTCCGGGCGCCATGATCGTGGGGGCGCTCAGCAGCTACGGTGTCGCGCCGGGCTCGCTCACCTGGAATCTGCGCGACGTGGCGGTGAAGGGACATCTGCCGCGCTCGGAGACGCGGCGCGTTACGGCGCTCTTCGCCCACGCGCCGGCCGGTGCGGCCCGCGTGCTGGTACTGCACCACAACGTGCTCGCCGGTGTATCGTCCCGCCGCATGGGGCTGGCCCGCTGGCGCTCGGCGCACCGGCGGCTGGTGGCCACGGGCGCGGATCTCGTGCTCTGCGGCCACGACCACCAGGAGGGCGCCGACATGCTCGCGGGCCGGGTCGCCGTCAGCACCTCCGGCACCCACAGCTTCCGCACCCGCGGGGGGCGGGCGTCGGTGTTCAACCTGATTCGCATCGAGTCGACCGTGATTCACATTCAGCATTATCGATGGGACGCGACGGCGGGCAACTTTCTCGCCTCCGACCGCTTCAGCTTCACCCGCGGCAACGCCGCCGAGCCGGTCGTCTCCGCGACCGGCGGAGTGTAA